One Paraburkholderia kururiensis DNA window includes the following coding sequences:
- a CDS encoding efflux RND transporter periplasmic adaptor subunit, giving the protein MNQKRPMTRRMIVMLICVGLLVAALVGFNLFRAHMIAKFMASNAAPPATVTATVARYQAWQPQLAAVGSLRAVRGVDVTTEMAGLVRDIAFRSGQDVKAGQLLVQLNADTDKAQLAALEAAAELAKTVFERDRAQYEIKAIAKAQLDADAADLKSKLAQVAQQTALVAKKTIRAPFAGRLGITTVNPGQYLNPGDTIVTLQTVDPIYVDFYLPQQQLGQLAIGQSVIVETNAYSGRTFTGKILSINPKVDTNTRNVQIEALVDNHDRKLLPGMYANVKVDAGAGQRYLTLPQTAITYNPYGATVFVVKNGDQQNAQANAQGKKAEGKTMPVAQQVFVTPGPTRGDQVAVMKGIAEGTQVVTSGQLKLKNGTPLVVDNRVQPADSPNPTPQEQ; this is encoded by the coding sequence ATGAATCAGAAACGACCCATGACGAGGCGGATGATCGTGATGCTGATTTGCGTGGGCCTGCTCGTGGCCGCGCTCGTCGGCTTCAACCTGTTCCGCGCGCACATGATCGCGAAATTCATGGCGAGCAACGCCGCGCCGCCCGCCACCGTCACCGCGACCGTGGCGCGCTACCAGGCGTGGCAGCCGCAGCTTGCCGCCGTGGGCAGCCTGCGCGCCGTGCGCGGCGTGGACGTGACCACGGAGATGGCGGGCCTCGTGCGCGACATCGCGTTCCGCTCGGGGCAGGACGTGAAGGCGGGCCAGCTGCTCGTGCAACTGAACGCGGATACCGACAAAGCCCAGCTCGCCGCACTCGAAGCCGCGGCCGAACTCGCGAAGACCGTCTTCGAGCGCGACCGCGCGCAGTACGAGATCAAGGCCATCGCGAAGGCGCAGCTCGACGCCGACGCCGCGGACCTCAAGAGCAAGCTCGCCCAGGTCGCGCAGCAGACCGCGCTCGTCGCGAAGAAAACGATTCGCGCGCCGTTCGCGGGGCGCCTCGGCATCACCACCGTGAATCCCGGGCAATACCTGAATCCCGGCGACACCATCGTCACGCTGCAAACGGTGGACCCCATCTACGTGGACTTCTATCTGCCGCAGCAGCAGCTCGGGCAACTCGCCATCGGCCAGAGCGTGATCGTGGAAACCAACGCGTATAGCGGGCGCACCTTCACCGGCAAGATTCTCTCGATCAACCCGAAGGTGGACACCAACACGCGCAACGTGCAGATCGAAGCGCTCGTGGACAACCACGACCGCAAGCTCCTGCCCGGCATGTACGCGAACGTGAAGGTGGACGCGGGCGCGGGCCAGCGCTACCTCACGCTGCCGCAGACGGCCATTACCTACAACCCGTACGGCGCCACCGTGTTCGTGGTGAAGAACGGCGACCAACAGAACGCTCAAGCCAATGCGCAAGGCAAGAAGGCCGAGGGTAAGACCATGCCCGTCGCGCAGCAGGTATTCGTCACGCCGGGCCCCACGCGCGGCGACCAGGTCGCGGTGATGAAGGGCATTGCCGAAGGCACGCAGGTGGTCACGAGCGGCCAGTTGAAGCTGAAGAACGGCACGCCGCTCGTGGTCGACAACCGCGTGCAGCCCGCCGACAGCCCGAACCCCACGCCGCAGGAACAATGA
- a CDS encoding Crp/Fnr family transcriptional regulator codes for MNQQRSSWPRTAAPGEVIYSEGFASDGLVYVIADGKVEISAVCDDSKVVLGTLSKGELFGEAALLPGEPRGNTARALSFCQLTVVEASLIEQELERVSPLLRHMVRTLIRRVKKRDDLLATYTHADFLPGVLSYAHVLALMAGGAESGGDRWDGNGRRGRGEEVSVPLSEVVKKCRAIAGHSRLHVMAMLKRMEKLNLVTLEGGRAEHLAGAASRLASQDSASSRQQVTFDPTRITERAQQVADRELDVALASELELIDLDDLEALIGVEKSVILNKLSHAEIADDVFAFRKTRVLDYVEEKGVSYFSRRNARPGGEITSIDDLAFVDQRTLFEAVSAFDTYDLAKLLASLGGQPVAERLLSVMTETRKNEVSWVMRRDIKIDPIEVGEIEQRFVETVKAIKAAAVNAAASGQPGA; via the coding sequence GTGAACCAGCAACGATCGTCATGGCCGCGCACCGCCGCGCCGGGCGAGGTCATTTATTCCGAAGGCTTTGCGAGCGACGGGCTCGTCTACGTGATTGCGGACGGGAAAGTCGAAATTTCCGCGGTCTGCGACGACAGCAAGGTGGTGCTCGGCACCCTCAGCAAAGGCGAACTCTTCGGCGAAGCCGCGTTGCTGCCCGGCGAGCCGCGCGGCAACACGGCCCGCGCGCTGAGTTTCTGCCAGCTCACCGTGGTGGAGGCGAGCCTCATCGAACAGGAACTGGAACGCGTCTCGCCGCTGCTGCGCCACATGGTGCGCACGCTGATCCGCCGCGTGAAGAAGCGCGACGACCTGCTCGCCACCTACACCCACGCGGACTTCCTGCCCGGCGTGCTCTCGTATGCCCATGTGCTCGCGCTGATGGCGGGCGGTGCCGAGAGCGGCGGCGACCGCTGGGACGGCAACGGCCGGCGCGGGCGCGGCGAGGAAGTGTCCGTGCCGCTTTCCGAAGTCGTCAAGAAGTGCCGTGCCATTGCGGGCCATTCGCGCCTGCACGTCATGGCCATGCTGAAGCGCATGGAAAAGCTCAACCTCGTCACGCTGGAAGGCGGTCGCGCCGAACATCTGGCCGGCGCCGCGAGCCGGCTGGCGAGCCAGGACAGCGCGTCGAGCCGCCAGCAGGTCACGTTCGACCCCACGCGCATTACCGAGCGCGCCCAGCAGGTGGCCGATCGCGAACTCGATGTGGCGCTCGCAAGCGAACTGGAGCTGATCGATCTCGACGACCTCGAAGCGCTGATCGGCGTCGAAAAGTCAGTCATCCTGAACAAGCTTTCGCACGCCGAAATTGCCGACGACGTCTTCGCGTTCCGCAAGACCCGCGTGCTGGACTACGTGGAAGAGAAGGGCGTGAGCTACTTCTCGCGGCGCAACGCGCGGCCGGGCGGCGAGATCACGTCGATCGACGACCTCGCGTTCGTCGACCAGCGCACGCTGTTCGAAGCCGTGAGCGCGTTCGACACCTACGACCTCGCGAAGCTGCTCGCCTCGCTGGGCGGCCAGCCCGTGGCCGAGCGGCTGCTCTCGGTCATGACCGAGACGCGCAAGAACGAGGTGTCGTGGGTCATGCGGCGCGACATCAAGATCGACCCCATCGAAGTGGGCGAAATCGAACAGCGGTTCGTGGAAACGGTGAAGGCCATCAAGGCGGCCGCCGTGAATGCGGCGGCTTCGGGCCAGCCGGGCGCTTGA
- a CDS encoding response regulator, whose translation MAKILVVDDSGTVRDEVAGFLRKNGLDVDTAVDGKDGLTKLRGNPGIRLVISDVNMPNMDGLTMVEKIRGELANTAVNVIMLTTESSPAMKERGKAAGVKGWIVKPFKGDAVLETFRKLAG comes from the coding sequence ATGGCGAAAATTCTGGTGGTGGACGATTCGGGCACGGTGCGCGACGAGGTGGCGGGCTTCCTGCGCAAGAACGGCCTCGACGTGGACACGGCCGTGGACGGCAAGGACGGCCTCACGAAACTGCGGGGCAACCCCGGCATCCGGCTCGTGATCAGCGACGTGAACATGCCGAACATGGACGGCCTCACGATGGTCGAGAAGATTCGCGGCGAACTCGCGAACACGGCCGTGAACGTGATCATGCTCACGACGGAAAGCAGCCCCGCGATGAAAGAGCGCGGCAAGGCCGCGGGCGTAAAGGGCTGGATCGTGAAGCCGTTCAAGGGCGACGCGGTGCTGGAGACGTTCCGCAAGCTGGCGGGGTAG
- a CDS encoding efflux RND transporter permease subunit, protein MNANFTDLFIRRPVLASVVSLLILVLGLRSLAALKVSEYPQTENAVVTVTTAYYGANADTIAGFITQPLEAAIAQAQGIDYLSSTSTTGVSTITATLRLNYDANRALTQINTQIASVRNQLPPQAQQPVLTVQTGQTTDAMYMGFYSDVLPTNNVTDYLLRVVKPKLDSIEGVQTAEILGGRQFALRAWLDPARLAAHGVTAADVYTALGNNNYLATLGATKGQMVSVDLNAATDLHSVDDFRKLVVKEKNGAIVRLEDVANVVLGADSYDFNVAFSGKRSVFIGIKVAPDANILDVAKRVKAVFPDMQKQLPIGMTGEIVYDATDFINTAIYEVVKTLVEALLIVTVVIFLFLGSLRAVIVPVIAMPLSLIGTFFVMQLLGYSINLLTLLALVLAIGLVVDDAIIVVENVDRHMKEEGKKPFEAALIAARELGGPILAMTVVLVAVYVPIGFQGGLTGALFTEFAFSLAGAVAVSGVVALTLSPMMCSRFFRAEQESGRFTQFIDRQFDRLHRGYGRALHSMLDTWPVLTVMGALVLACAVYLFMTSQSELAPQEDQGIVLSQIQGPPDATIQQMQTYADQVFDISKKLPEYSQMFQLTGSPTLNQGIGGVLFKTWDKRHRSANELQQLLQKEWNGIAGARVAAFQFPPLPGSQGLPVQFVVNTTEPFQNLNEVSQAILQKARASGMFFFVDSDLKLDKPQVTLVVDRDKVASLGLSQSDVGQSLGAGLGGNYVNYFSIAGRSYKVIPQVLQVDRLNPSQVLDYYLRTPDGNVIPASTVAHLQHTVVPESINHFQQLNSATISGVTVPGVSQGEVLDFLRKTTAQVAPSGYSVDFSGQSRQYVQESGGFVLTLMFATIIVFLALAAQFESFRDPVVILVSVPMALFGALVFINIGLATLNIYTQVGLVTLMGLVSKHGILIVQFANELQRAGRSKREALEEAAGVRLRPILMTTAAMVLGVVPLVIASGAGAAGRNAMGLVIFTGLSIGTLFTLFVVPAMYMLLAQDHHGKGRGEREAAVAEG, encoded by the coding sequence ATGAACGCCAACTTCACCGACCTCTTCATCCGTCGCCCGGTGCTCGCCTCCGTGGTGAGCCTGCTGATTCTCGTGCTCGGCCTGCGCTCGCTCGCGGCACTGAAGGTGAGCGAGTATCCGCAGACGGAGAACGCCGTCGTCACCGTGACCACGGCCTACTACGGCGCGAACGCCGACACCATCGCCGGCTTCATCACGCAACCGCTGGAAGCTGCGATTGCGCAGGCGCAGGGCATCGACTATCTGTCGTCCACGAGCACCACGGGCGTCTCCACCATCACGGCCACACTGCGCCTCAACTACGACGCGAACCGCGCGCTCACGCAGATCAACACGCAGATCGCCTCCGTGCGCAACCAGTTGCCGCCGCAGGCGCAGCAACCGGTGCTCACGGTGCAGACCGGGCAGACCACCGACGCGATGTACATGGGCTTCTACAGCGACGTGCTGCCCACCAACAACGTGACGGATTACCTGCTGCGCGTCGTGAAGCCGAAGCTCGATTCGATCGAGGGCGTGCAGACCGCCGAAATCCTGGGCGGGCGTCAGTTCGCGCTGCGCGCCTGGCTGGACCCGGCGCGGCTCGCCGCGCACGGCGTGACCGCGGCCGACGTCTACACCGCGCTCGGCAACAACAACTACCTCGCCACGCTCGGCGCGACGAAGGGGCAGATGGTGAGCGTGGACCTCAACGCCGCCACCGATCTGCATTCCGTGGACGACTTCAGGAAGCTCGTCGTCAAGGAGAAGAACGGCGCCATCGTGCGGCTGGAAGATGTGGCCAACGTGGTGCTCGGCGCGGACAGCTACGACTTCAACGTGGCGTTCAGCGGCAAGCGCTCGGTGTTCATCGGCATCAAGGTGGCGCCGGACGCCAACATTCTCGACGTGGCCAAACGCGTAAAGGCCGTGTTCCCCGACATGCAGAAGCAGTTGCCCATCGGCATGACGGGCGAGATCGTCTACGACGCCACGGACTTCATCAACACCGCCATCTACGAAGTCGTGAAGACGCTGGTGGAAGCGCTGCTGATCGTGACGGTGGTGATCTTCCTGTTCCTCGGCAGCCTGCGCGCCGTGATCGTGCCCGTGATCGCCATGCCGCTTTCGCTGATCGGCACGTTCTTCGTGATGCAGTTGCTCGGTTACTCGATCAACCTGCTCACGCTGCTTGCGCTCGTGCTCGCCATCGGGCTCGTGGTGGACGACGCCATCATCGTCGTGGAGAACGTGGACCGCCACATGAAGGAGGAAGGCAAGAAACCATTCGAGGCGGCGCTGATCGCCGCGCGCGAACTGGGCGGCCCGATTCTCGCCATGACCGTGGTGCTGGTCGCGGTGTACGTGCCTATCGGTTTTCAGGGCGGACTCACGGGCGCGCTCTTCACGGAATTCGCGTTTTCGCTGGCGGGTGCGGTTGCGGTCTCGGGCGTCGTGGCGCTCACGCTTTCGCCCATGATGTGCTCGCGCTTTTTCCGCGCGGAACAGGAATCGGGGCGCTTCACGCAGTTCATCGACCGCCAGTTCGACCGCCTGCATCGCGGCTACGGCCGCGCGCTGCACTCCATGCTCGACACGTGGCCCGTGCTCACGGTAATGGGCGCGCTCGTGCTCGCCTGCGCGGTGTATCTCTTCATGACCTCGCAGTCGGAACTCGCGCCGCAGGAAGACCAGGGCATCGTGCTCTCGCAGATCCAGGGCCCGCCCGACGCCACGATCCAGCAGATGCAGACCTACGCGGACCAGGTGTTCGACATTTCGAAGAAGCTGCCCGAGTACTCGCAGATGTTCCAGTTGACGGGCTCGCCCACGCTCAACCAGGGCATTGGCGGCGTGCTCTTCAAGACGTGGGACAAGCGCCACCGCAGCGCCAACGAATTGCAGCAGTTGCTGCAAAAGGAATGGAACGGCATTGCGGGCGCGCGCGTGGCGGCCTTCCAGTTCCCGCCGCTACCGGGCTCGCAGGGCTTGCCCGTGCAGTTCGTCGTCAACACCACCGAGCCGTTCCAGAACCTCAACGAAGTTTCGCAGGCCATCTTGCAGAAGGCCCGCGCGAGCGGCATGTTCTTCTTCGTGGATAGCGACCTCAAGCTCGACAAGCCGCAGGTCACGCTCGTGGTGGACCGCGACAAGGTGGCCTCGCTCGGGCTTTCGCAGAGCGACGTGGGGCAGTCGCTCGGTGCGGGGCTGGGCGGTAACTACGTTAACTACTTCTCCATTGCGGGCCGCTCGTACAAGGTGATTCCGCAGGTGTTGCAGGTAGATCGCCTCAACCCGTCGCAGGTGCTCGACTACTACCTGCGCACACCGGACGGCAACGTGATTCCGGCATCGACGGTCGCCCATCTGCAGCACACCGTGGTGCCCGAATCGATCAACCACTTCCAGCAGCTCAACTCCGCGACCATTTCGGGCGTCACGGTGCCGGGCGTTTCGCAGGGCGAGGTGCTCGACTTCCTGCGCAAGACCACGGCGCAGGTCGCGCCCTCGGGCTACTCGGTGGATTTCTCGGGGCAGTCGCGCCAGTACGTGCAGGAGTCCGGCGGGTTCGTGCTCACGCTGATGTTCGCGACGATCATCGTGTTTCTCGCACTCGCGGCGCAGTTCGAAAGCTTCCGCGATCCGGTGGTGATTCTGGTCTCGGTGCCCATGGCGCTCTTCGGCGCGCTCGTGTTCATCAACATTGGCCTTGCCACGCTCAACATCTACACGCAGGTGGGGCTCGTCACGCTGATGGGGCTCGTCAGCAAGCACGGCATTCTGATCGTGCAGTTCGCCAACGAATTGCAGCGCGCGGGGCGCTCCAAACGCGAAGCACTGGAAGAAGCCGCGGGCGTGCGGCTGCGCCCCATCCTGATGACGACGGCCGCGATGGTGCTGGGCGTCGTGCCGCTTGTCATCGCATCGGGCGCGGGCGCCGCGGGCCGCAACGCGATGGGCCTTGTGATCTTCACGGGGCTTTCCATCGGCACGCTGTTCACGCTCTTCGTGGTGCCTGCGATGTACATGCTGCTTGCGCAGGACCACCACGGGAAAGGGCGTGGAGAGCGTGAGGCGGCAGTGGCAGAGGGCTGA
- a CDS encoding OmpA family protein, translated as MDTSSSSRRASAKRGHDHADHDSHEGHEDGRSDRWLISYADVVTTMMVLFLALYVLQLAKNKALEIKVFDAHVAGQRTAGAQPASSPAPALVQRDRARRELMASLAPLRETSEISVEPVAQGVEIAINAKVLFDSGDAHLRPASFDELSKVALALTRHSTRNILVEGHSDNVPIANAKYESNWELSSARAGAVVRFLVERGVEPHRLAAVGRADNVPLVIGDDAAARAANRRVTILVQD; from the coding sequence ATGGATACCTCCTCTTCCAGCAGACGCGCTTCCGCGAAGCGGGGCCACGATCATGCGGACCACGATAGCCACGAAGGTCACGAAGACGGCCGCTCCGACCGCTGGCTGATCTCGTACGCCGACGTCGTCACCACGATGATGGTGCTGTTCCTCGCGCTGTACGTGTTGCAGCTGGCGAAGAACAAGGCGCTCGAAATCAAGGTGTTCGACGCGCACGTGGCCGGTCAGCGCACGGCGGGCGCGCAGCCCGCTTCCTCACCCGCGCCGGCTCTCGTGCAACGTGATCGCGCGCGGCGCGAGCTGATGGCGTCGCTGGCCCCGCTGCGCGAAACGAGCGAGATATCGGTCGAGCCCGTTGCGCAGGGCGTGGAGATTGCCATCAACGCGAAGGTGCTGTTCGATTCGGGCGATGCGCATTTGCGGCCTGCATCGTTCGACGAGTTGAGCAAGGTGGCGCTCGCGCTCACGCGGCATTCCACGCGCAACATTCTGGTGGAAGGGCACTCGGACAACGTGCCCATTGCGAACGCGAAATACGAGTCGAACTGGGAGCTGTCGTCGGCGCGCGCCGGCGCCGTGGTGCGTTTTCTGGTGGAGCGCGGCGTGGAGCCTCATCGGCTCGCCGCCGTGGGTCGCGCGGACAACGTGCCGCTCGTGATCGGCGACGACGCGGCGGCGCGCGCCGCGAACCGCCGCGTCACGATTCTCGTGCAGGACTGA
- a CDS encoding flagellar motor protein yields the protein MDLLTLFGVLFGAAAIIVGFSLEGGSIATLVQPEALVIVLGGTLGAVMIQNTWARFFDGIKQLHLAFVKARQVDRESLSVLLEWGDQAKLNGMLVFESIDASGISLFAKRGLELLANGVPTAVIEDALQRELDAYERNHMAAARIWQQAGGYAPTFGILGAVLGLIHVTGHVLEPERLGEGIAVAFIATLYGLGLANLVFLPLYGKIKAQVDSELRFRRLYMDGLLAISRKESPQMIETRLAGDVRGRSAESLV from the coding sequence ATGGACCTGTTGACCCTGTTCGGCGTGCTGTTCGGCGCTGCCGCCATCATCGTGGGCTTCTCGCTCGAAGGCGGCAGTATCGCCACGCTCGTGCAGCCGGAGGCGCTCGTCATCGTGTTGGGCGGCACACTCGGCGCCGTGATGATCCAGAACACGTGGGCGCGCTTCTTCGACGGCATCAAGCAGTTGCACCTCGCGTTCGTGAAGGCGCGCCAGGTGGATCGCGAGAGTCTTTCCGTGCTGCTCGAATGGGGCGACCAGGCGAAGCTGAACGGCATGCTCGTGTTCGAATCCATCGACGCGAGCGGCATCAGCCTCTTCGCCAAACGCGGGCTCGAACTGCTCGCGAACGGCGTGCCGACCGCAGTGATCGAAGACGCGTTGCAGCGCGAACTGGATGCCTACGAGCGCAACCACATGGCCGCCGCGCGCATCTGGCAGCAGGCCGGCGGCTATGCACCCACCTTCGGCATTCTGGGCGCCGTGCTGGGGCTCATTCACGTGACGGGCCACGTGCTCGAACCGGAACGGCTGGGCGAGGGCATTGCGGTGGCGTTCATCGCCACGCTCTACGGCCTCGGCCTCGCGAACCTCGTGTTTCTGCCGCTCTACGGCAAGATCAAGGCCCAGGTGGATAGCGAACTGCGCTTCCGGCGGCTCTATATGGACGGCCTGCTCGCGATCTCGCGCAAGGAGTCGCCGCAGATGATCGAAACCCGGCTCGCGGGCGACGTGCGCGGCCGCTCGGCGGAATCGCTCGTCTGA
- a CDS encoding methyl-accepting chemotaxis protein — protein sequence MIETYIAAALAGGVVVLIVATLVYKRRMSRTTAALGAQLDGERAARASAEAREQALAAQLERETAQRDADTARLEAQLGQQSEEAEAARGELQTARRERDEWLALGRRIADEAARLRGMSGTFERWHEQMISLMTQNHDMHAKNQELSSIVAHVLIVSLNASIEAARAGAAGRGFSIVASEVRTLASRSQELSKSYKDSLDRNDLVTAATFQDIQAGGKMITASLGSVEVLANQLQAKLQAQATT from the coding sequence GTGATTGAAACTTATATCGCCGCCGCCCTGGCAGGCGGCGTGGTCGTGCTGATCGTGGCGACGCTCGTGTACAAGCGGCGCATGAGCCGCACGACCGCGGCGCTCGGCGCGCAACTGGACGGCGAGCGCGCCGCGCGGGCCTCGGCCGAGGCGCGCGAGCAGGCGCTCGCGGCGCAGCTCGAACGCGAGACGGCACAACGGGACGCCGATACGGCGCGCCTCGAAGCGCAACTCGGGCAGCAGTCGGAAGAAGCAGAAGCCGCGCGCGGCGAACTGCAGACCGCGCGGCGCGAACGCGACGAATGGCTCGCGCTGGGACGGCGCATCGCCGACGAAGCCGCGCGTTTGCGCGGCATGTCGGGCACGTTCGAGCGCTGGCACGAGCAGATGATCTCGCTCATGACGCAGAACCACGACATGCACGCGAAGAACCAGGAGCTGTCGTCCATCGTGGCGCACGTGCTGATCGTTTCGCTCAACGCATCCATCGAAGCGGCGCGCGCGGGTGCGGCGGGCCGCGGTTTTTCGATCGTGGCGAGCGAAGTGCGCACGCTCGCGTCGCGTTCGCAGGAACTCTCGAAGAGCTATAAGGACAGCCTCGACCGCAACGACCTCGTCACGGCCGCCACGTTCCAGGACATCCAGGCAGGCGGCAAGATGATTACGGCGTCGCTCGGCAGCGTCGAGGTGCTCGCGAACCAGCTTCAGGCGAAACTTCAGGCGCAGGCAACGACGTGA